In Aureibaculum algae, the following are encoded in one genomic region:
- a CDS encoding M48 family metallopeptidase: MKEIVESYKSSIETALVIEDCGHVFDGPLYAAKQLENVFLDASLNFNSKERKVMASSIFYDVIRSKKIVKHHASKDSVLAIVQKITNQLVSKDVIYKLTIIDSKQVNAFTTMGGYLYITTGLLDFVDSYDELAFVIGHEVAHEIKLHTQRKVTKMLYSSSFFKLISIADFKKMVSSINSSLSAPFDQIDEYEADKYGLLLAKGAGYDVNRFGDFFKKFEKYEKRDLLTKLKSTHPFAKHRKNCISKYTN; encoded by the coding sequence TTGAAGGAAATTGTTGAAAGTTATAAATCAAGTATTGAAACAGCCTTAGTTATTGAGGATTGTGGTCATGTATTTGACGGTCCTCTTTATGCAGCAAAACAACTCGAAAATGTATTTTTAGATGCTTCTCTTAATTTTAATTCAAAAGAACGAAAAGTAATGGCTAGTTCTATTTTTTATGATGTAATTAGATCTAAAAAGATTGTTAAACATCATGCATCTAAGGATAGTGTACTTGCTATAGTTCAAAAAATTACTAATCAATTGGTTTCAAAGGACGTAATTTATAAATTAACAATTATTGATTCCAAGCAAGTTAATGCGTTTACGACTATGGGTGGATATCTTTATATAACTACGGGATTACTTGATTTTGTTGATTCTTATGATGAATTAGCATTTGTTATTGGGCATGAAGTAGCACATGAAATTAAACTCCATACACAACGAAAGGTTACAAAGATGTTATATTCTTCGAGTTTTTTTAAACTAATTAGTATAGCTGATTTTAAAAAAATGGTGTCGAGCATTAATTCATCTTTGTCGGCTCCATTTGATCAAATTGATGAATATGAAGCAGATAAATATGGTTTATTATTGGCAAAAGGAGCTGGATATGATGTAAACAGATTTGGTGACTTTTTTAAGAAGTTTGAAAAATATGAGAAAAGAGATTTACTTACTAAACTTAAATCTACACATCCGTTTGCTAAGCATCGAAAGAACTGTATAAGCAAGTACACAAATTAA